In the Balaenoptera musculus isolate JJ_BM4_2016_0621 chromosome 20, mBalMus1.pri.v3, whole genome shotgun sequence genome, tttatttttttaaactttaaaaactttatttttgtctcatCCATCAACAGCACAGGATGCCTTCCTCAGCTCCaatttttgcttgcttttctctTCAGACTGTTCTACCACTTTAACCCATGGGTATTATAACATGTGAGCAGTTTCCTAGAACCAGAAAATATTTCTGCCTGTCGGCTTAAAAATTGAAAGTATGGAAGTGTAAGTTGCACTATTTTAGCAGATTCCAAGCTGCCCCGTAAAATCCTACCTTGGGATGCAGACTTGGTGAGAAAGTTTGTCGCCTACTCTAGCTCGAGTGGTAACTCAAGGAGACGCATCACCATAGCTGTTTCTCTACTTGTGTTTGGAACTGCCAGACACTCCACACCACATTCCACTGGCTAGGATTTCAATGTCCTTCACAAGAACAATGCAAGTAAATTGTCAGAATTGGTTCCAGAACTCATTATGATGCACCTTCTAGGAAACCAGTTCATTATACTGTATCAGATTTTGACACCTCATAAAAAGCTCACTAAATTACCAAGATTCCCAATCCTAATCTGACTTGCCTCTTTCCAATCCTAAACCCCTTAAAACCCTAAATTTGAAACTAgaccaaacttaaaaaaaaacccaccgaACTGTTTTATCAGAGCATAGAGACTTCCTCCAGCTACTGACTTCAAATTATACAGAATTCTTTTGTCTGATTGGTGTGGTTCTTGTGCCCATGTCTTGCTGACATACTATGCTTCACTGGTGGCCATCATTGGTCGAGAACACTAGTTTCATACTGAAAAAGCGGCTTAGACTAACTTAAGATTCTATACCTGTGGGCTTGTGTTAAAATAACTCGCTATATGAAGAGATCTATAAATGTGCTTCCTAAACAGGTTCAGGAACAGACCCCAAATTTGAGTCCtggaatttcaaagaaatttactTTCCTTCACAACAGAGGCGCAGGGGGGAGAAACATATATTAATACAGTCTTAAGCCCACACTGCATATACAGCTGTCATGGCATTTTTATAGAGCAGAGAGCTGTTTACATGCTTTGtagaaatatttctgtaaataaatatgcttCCTTTGTCTACCAAGCAAAACCTGAAATAAACTTAAAGGACCTAAATAAAGGATGTATTAAGCTTTCAACATTCAATTTAGGTTTTTGACACTTAGTTGGATAAAcaagtttatttgtaaatttagtCAACATACATAATTGACCTAAAAACTTCAATAgaaggataaattttaaaaccacttaGAAAGCCATCTCTATGAAGTGATTTTTCCCAGGACCTTATACCAGATTGACACCATTTTAACCGGCAGAGGTTCCATGAGCTGAAGCTGTGTGTCCCTCCCCCACAGCAAGTTTAGCCTAAGGGTTATTATAATACAAACTccacaagaaaaagaagtttggTATTGTTCCCTCTTGGCAGAGAAAAACTCAACCTAGTTATGAGACCAACCACAACACAAAGAAAAGCTGCACTAACTACTATATTAGTGACAGATGATGCTGGTGTGAATAACTTGTATTATATTCTAGAGCCCTTATAAATAAATCCCCCCGTTAGTGTCTGCATTATCAGCTAGAGGGTTAGTCAACATGTGGTAGAATGAGGACTTATGCAAGGTATAATGCGCAAAGCATTTTACTACGTATGAAAAACAAGTGCAGTCTAGTTAGGAGAAAACCAACCGGACTCTATATTACACACACCTTAATGACAAGACTCCCCACCACATGtgaatgtaaaacatttaatttaaaaatgttgacactacaatatataaaatagctattataaatgCACATAGTGTATTCTATAGCTGccaggtttactttttttttttaataaggaaactGTAAGTTACACTGTGGTTAAGACTTGTATCTTCACCCTTGAAAAAGCCCACATTCTATCACAGTGATGTATGGTCAGACTTAACAGCCCCAATTGTTAAACACTTGGATCAAGTCATAACCAGTTTTATTGCAAAAGGACCCTGTACACATTTATCAATTCTAGTACCTTAATAGCTACCCAACAAGTCATTAACATACAGAAACATGCATCATGAGAAGCAAGAAATATCACCCATCCCTTCTGCATATTAGCAACTTGTCACTCCTGAGCAACAGTGCTCACATCACTGAGGTCTGTGAACAGTCAGTCACTTTTCGCATTCATCCTGAGTGAAAGATGGAATGACTTAAGTACAAATGCAACATATTATAAacaatttcttacaaaaaaaGTCACAAATTAAACCAAAGTATTTTACAGAATTTACTACAAAACACCATAAAAACTGCCTTCACTTAAGCTCTCTCTCCCCGTATCCGGCGAGCCAACTGGATGTCTTTGGGCATGATGGTGACTCTCTTAGCGTGGATGGCACACAGATTAGTATCTTCAAACAAACCCACCAGGTACGCTTCACTAGCCTCCTGAAGCGCACCAATGGCGGCACTCTGGAACCTCAAGTCGGTTTTGAAATCCTGGGCGATCTCCCTCACCAACCTCTGGAAAGGCAGCTTCCGGATCAGAAGCTCCGTGGATTTCTGGTAACGACGGATTTCTCGAAGCGCAACGGTCCCGGGCCTGTAGCGATGAGGTTTTTTCACCCCGCCGGTAGAGGGAGCGCTTTTCCTGGCCGCTTTAGTGGCCAGCTGTTTGCGGGGCGCTTTGCCACCCGTGGACTTACGAGCAGTCTGCTTGGTTCGGGCCATTTTCTTTCACCCAATGCCGAAATTTTACGCCGCTTCTCCGACAGCCGCGCCGCTCCTGCTGCCCAATGAAGAGCCGCAGTCGCCGAACTAATAGAAGAAGCTCCTCCGACTAACGACCAAACCGCTCTGCGTCGGTAGTCTATTTTAAATCCGAAATCTACTTCAAAGATGAGCCAAGAGCTTATTAATTAATAAAGTAACACTTTTTGAATGGTGGTAGTAATCATATCTCTTTCagataaaatcaggaatgaaatatATTATGGAAAACCAGCAGTGGTTGATAATCCTAAATGTTAAGTCTACTATTTTTTCTGACTTTAAAGTGTTTCTCCTTCATTCACCTATGCAGGTCCAGACTgatggcttatttttaaaaattcttttagtcACTTCATTGGTTCTAACAATACAAGCTCCATGATTTTAGAAACTGAAGGACTCTGCAATGTAGAAAGGCTATATAACTTAACCAGACAGAAGACATTCACATGCTGGCTTGTCTGTGGTACATCAATATTGTACCAAGAACATAAGCACTAAGAGAGAATAAGAGGAAAATCAAAGCCTTATCCCTATTGAATTATTTACCCCATTGTTGAGAATATCAATGAGGTAGGTGTGGCCACACTATGAAGGCAAATTGAGCTGCGGTCACAGAGCCGCTCTAATGCTCCCCCAGTCAACTAGCATTGGTTTCCTTTAGATAGCTATGTACACACAAAAGCTTACACACTTCAGGGTGTTGACATCACTTTTTGCTGTGTACTAGAATCCCGGCATCTTCTCAGATTTAGAAAGGCATAAACgctaaaaccaaaaaaacttgtGTCTGTCCTTTGGGGTGATTTCGGGTGGCTGTTTTATTTGTGATAGTTCAAAATTTTGAGATTGTTACACCTAGCAACTACTATACTTTTCTTCTCCCAACTGCATCTTATTCTTCCCACCTgtagtattttctcccattctatatgttttttcactttcttgatagtgtcctttgaagcacaaactttttcatttttataaaatccaattcatctatttttgctttggttgtttGTGCTtctggtatcatatctaagaaactgttGTCTAAtgcaaggtcataaagatttactcctgtgttttcttctaagagttttatagccttagctcttacatttggatatttgatccatttggagttaattttcatatatggtgGGAAGTGTAGGAGTCCAGCttcattattttgtgtgtggatgtacagttgtcccagcatcatttgaaaagactgttctttccacattgaattgttttggcacccttgttgaaaatcaatagACCATAaatatgagggtttatttctatactgtcagttctgttccattgatttacatATCTGTTCTTATTCCAGTACCACACTGTGATTGCAGTCGCTTTGAACTGAGTTTTGAAACCAGGATGTGTGAGtcctcccactttgttctttaccaacattgttttggttattctgtttccttgaattgccatatgaattttagaattagcttggcAATTTCTGGAAAGAagtcagctgggattttgataggaattgcaatGGAACCATAGGTCGATTTGGGAAGTAGtgaaattttaataagattatcttccagtccatgaatccagcatgtctttctatttatttagatctgcttcaatttctttcaacacttttgtacttttcagtgtGAATCTTGCACCTACTTTGTTAAATTtttccctaagtattttatttgttttgatgcgGTTACacatggaattgttttcttaatttcatttttggattacTCATTGCTGGTGTGTAGAAAtaatattgatcttatatcctacaaccttgctgaactcatttattaatgCTAACCGTTATTTTCctagattcccaggaatatgtCTTGTGGTCTTCCAGTTTCCCAGGAATACATTGGAACATTTCAAAGTCTCTGTGGACATCTCAttcctcagcttttctttttaagcttttCGGTTGGGCTGTTTTTTGCCCCAAACTGTTATCAATTGCCTCATGCAACCGCcatgttaaaatatttgcttgaaaatgttttccaaaaatgcCACCTGAGGAGAGAGGCTTTTCTCACTGGACAGCTCTCAGTCAGATCAAAGGCAAGCCTTTCAAGTGAGGTCTTCCAGGGGACCACCAGACATGTAAAACAATGACAGTTCTTTGGGAATGCGGCTTTGAAGGACCTCCCAGTCCATGCTGCTCCTCCTGGTACCAGGGATGTGGGCTGTTTTTCAAGGCTACCACTGGCATGGAGAGCAAAGGTCAAGGACAAGTTAAAGCAACACAGATCTCATTGTTCTTAcagaaattaatttgttttccttgaaTAAATTGCTCCCCAATTTCCTGCAAGCCTGTTGGTTAAATTTCCAGAGTTCagaaaaagttgattctgaccGTTTTTGCCagttttgatgtttttgtttgttgttattgtttttgttgcttctATGGAGGGATGAATTTTCAGATGTCCTTCCTCCATCATTTTTACTGATTTTCCTGCAATATTTTTTAGAATCTCTAAAGTCTCAATGACCATAGgctaattaaatatttatcatggGAGatgattaaggaaaaataattaaaaagagaaataaataaataaataaaaagagaaaatataattctcaTAGAGGCTTTCCCAGATGGGTAGATGAAGTTTGAAAAGGTATTTCTATATTTAGTGCTCTCAAAAGTAAGGTTAAAGTAACAGATGTGTTAAACCACccccccttctttttttcattcaggtTAAACACAGGCTTTAGAGTCAGAactgagttcaaattccagctctgcttctTACTAGCTTGATGACTTAGGGCAAGTTATATAACTTCTCTGTgcgtcagtttcctcatgtgtacaATGGGGTAATATATCTATCACATaaggttactgtgaggattaaatgttaaATGCTGATCACAGATGCCTGGCAACCCAAAAgatattaattttgataattatcTTTATAATATTCTGCAAAAATACGCTAATAATTCTTGAGTAGAGTTAACCTAAAGTcagatattcttttctttcttccagtttcttttgggttttttttcccccttatttgttttaaagaactaagaaaaaaaataaagaaagaactaAGAAGAAAATCTATTCCAGCATTTTGGAATGAAATTTTGTTccccaaaattaatttgtttattttattgatatataaacaaaatgttatttatttattcagcaaacatttattaaataccagTAAATATTAGGCACTATGTCAGGCACaggaataataatgacaataaagtgtggtccctgctctcaagtTCCTGGCAATCTAGGAGACTGACAAGTAAACAGGTGATTACATACACAGTAACAAAGGCTAAGATACAAGAATACACATGGGACTACGTGATGGGAATGTGGCTTTCACCAATTCCTCTTggatttatctcttcttctttggCTCCAGAACCAAGGAATTAGCcctatttttgtctttaactGGGTAGTTTaaatcatgaaattttaaaaaatttgtagagatgaaagaaaaacacCTTGAATTATGGAGGACACTAGAAATAGTACTTTTTTTACAGAGCAAGGGCTTCCTACCAGCATAGTCACTTCTAGGGTTTTTAACCTGAAAAGTTCTTtggcatattttttctttgctagccactttttttctagttttttgtttgtttgtttgtttctcttctccaCTTTAAAATCTAGAGACCTGGGTAGTTCCCAATGAAAGagtgttttacagatgctaaggGTGATATATAGGTAAAgacagaaaatgatttttttttaaccttcaagttccataccaaaaaaaaatgaatataagctTTCATGGAAGTAATTGAAAATGCAGATAATTTAAATTCCATTCCATTTTTCAGAATTCTCAATCATAATCCTTTGACAACAGTTGAAGattcttatctttttaaattgccagcattaaaatatttgtaagtatTGCAACAGTTTCATGACTCATGAGataatttctgctcttttttaCTTTCGTCAAAGATTGAGTACTTTGGCTAAAAAGTCATAATTTAGAGTTTAACTGGGTTATTGAAAATAAGAGTTATTGGCAAAGAAAAGgattaagaaagaatatatatgggtAAGACAGCCAGCAGAGAATGAGTACAGTGTTGAAGAACACATATAGATATGGAACATGTAGATGCATGTAGGAATATTATTTATCCCAGAGAGCAAAAAGGAATAAGgggtacattatttttttaaaaaagagtgatcAAAAGAGGTAGATGCAATTGAAAATGAGAAGTTAGGATAATAAAAAATGATTGTACCGTTCAGCACCAAGGCCATTAATTTGATGATGCAAATTTAAATTTCTTCGATAAGAGCTCTTTGGAATTATCATGTATGGCAAGTAAGAAGCCAGAATTGAAGCAATCACATGTTAAGTATCTTTTTAAGTTTAGAATTTTTGTCTTTGGGTTTTATATCATGCATGTTTGGGCTTCTCCTTCAGAGACATGGGAACAACACAAGGGTCACTTACAACAATTGAAAGCATCCTCATGACGACCCTTGAATTGGAAAAACTGTAAGTTGatttttcttacatttgtttTCACACAATTGTTTTTTtaggtttgttttattattttcttaagtcaggtttattaatgtataattttcatttaacaaaattcactatttttaaatatacagtgtGATGTGTTTTGACAAACGTATAGTTCTGTAGCCACCACCACATTTGAGGTAAAGAAAACTCCTGCACTCCCAAAAGACCCCTCATGTCCCTTTGTAGTCAATCCATCCTCCTCCCActaccagcccctggcaaccaccaatctgatTTTTGTCCGTATAatgttgccttttccagaatatcttataaatgaaatcatgtggcATGTAGCCTTTTgtttttggcttctttcacttagccagTCTCTTTGGAGATTCATCTGTTTTGTTGCACctgtcagtagttcattcctttttattgctgagtagtattctagtTGTGTGGATACACAGTTTGTTTACGCATTCATcatttgatgaacatttgagttgtttctagttttttggctattatgaacaaagcCTCTGAAAACACTCACatgtgtgtgtgaacatatgttttgtgcgagcatatgttttcatttctttggggtaaaATACCTAAGGGTGGGATTGCTTCATCATATGCTAAgtgcatatttaactttttaagaaactgctaaactgttttctaaagtgccTGTGCCATTTTGCTTTCCCACTATCAGTCTATGAGAGTTGCAGTGGCTCCACATCTTcacctgatcttttttttttttttaaatattttattcaaatcacatttattttaaatttatttatttatttatttatggccgtgttgggtcttcgtttctgtgcgagggctttctccagttgcggcaagcgggggccactcttcatcgcgatgcgcgggcctctcactgtcgcggcctctcttgttgcggagcacaggctccagacgcgcaggctcagtaattgtggctcacttcACCTgatctttatatttgttttttaaaaacttttaacctttctagtaggtgtgtagttGCATCTCGTGGTTTTTGCCacattttgcatttctgtaatagcTGATGATGTTGAGTGTCTATTcatgtgcaaatatctttttaaatgaagtgtctgttcaaatccattttttaattggatatttatattgagttttaagagtgcTTTATATAAAAAGCAATGGAGAAAGTCTTTTCTCCCAGATATGTGTTtagtaaatatcttctcccagatTGTGACTTATCTTCATTGTATTAAAGTGTCTCTGAAGactagaagttttaaatttttgatgaacTCTaattcagcaattttttttcatatttatttagtttatttgtttggttgtgctgggtcttagttgcagcagatgggctccttagctgcggctcatgggcttcttagttgtggcatgtgaactgttagttgcggcatgcatgtgggatctagttccccgaccagggatcgaacccaggccccctgcattgggaactcggagtcttaaccaccagggaagtcccttagcaATTTTTCTTAGATGGTTTGTGCTTTTTTGTgtcttatctaagaaatctttgtgtGAGACCCCATTGTCTAACCcaaaatcacaaagattttctcctttgttttcttccagaagttgtatagttacatttaggtctatgattcattttgagttaactttcaTATATGTTGTGAGGGAAGGatcaagtttcatttttttgcagtTTAAAAAACTGTTTCTGTAGGACCGTACTGTGACAGTTTATTACACAACTTACTGCACCTTAAATTGTGCCATCCGCCCTCCAATATGGCAAGCTAATAGAAACTTTCTGTTATGCCAAGGCTAGCTGAGGGGATTGCATGAGATTAGTAGGCGGAAAGGGCCCTGCGTTTAGCAGTCTGTTCCAACCGTCTTTGTCAGGTCAGCTGACAAATGACTGTCTTCACCACGCCGTCACATCTGTTGGTCACTGCTCTAGCCTCATCTTCCTCAGCCTTCCACAGCATCTGCCACAATTGTGATCCCTCTCTTGTCAGCTAGATGCCCTCCTCTctggatattaaaaattatttccctaTGTAACTACAATACTGTTAACACACAGTATTGAATAAAGTAAATACTTAACACAATAATATTACCCAGTAAAGAGTTgctattcaaatttccccaattgtctCTCTCATataatatcatttcttttaacagctttttgaggtataattgacatacagtaatctgtgttcacacacacacattcatacacaccATGAAGACAtcatcaaaatcaaaatgtccatcacctcagaaagtttCTTAATGTCTCTTTGTAATTCTTCCTTCCCATCGTTCCTTGCCCTTCCCAATCGCCATGCaaccattgatctgctttctgtttgtattttctagaattttatgtaaatggaatcatacagtgcaTACTTTTTTCTAACTGGCTTCCTACTCAGCAtgattattttaatcttcatccatattgttgtatatatcagtaattcatttctgtttattgctgaatagtattccattatatggatgtaccacaatttatctgttcaccattgatggacatttgagttgtttcagtCTTTGTCTATTACAgataaagttgctatgaatatttgtgtacaagtctttgtatggatgtatacttccatttctcttgagtaaatacctgcAAGTAGAATGGCTGGATCATTGGTAAGTGTatgttaaagtttttaaaaaatacatattttccataGTGTTTTGAT is a window encoding:
- the LOC118886564 gene encoding histone H3.3A translates to MARTKQTARKSTGGKAPRKQLATKAARKSAPSTGGVKKPHRYRPGTVALREIRRYQKSTELLIRKLPFQRLVREIAQDFKTDLRFQSAAIGALQEASEAYLVGLFEDTNLCAIHAKRVTIMPKDIQLARRIRGERA